From a region of the Fischerella sp. JS2 genome:
- a CDS encoding polysaccharide biosynthesis tyrosine autokinase: MIQSSLSPHVNPVNETEPGYGQIFAVLIRRLPWFLVVFITCIAGAALITKRTPPTYKSSMQLLVKPNYEGNTQGTPTTGSSFTDSNVVIDTATQLNIMQSSVLIQQAVDKLKPEYPDITVDEIQSALVLNQLRTREDNLATNIFQAEYTDTDPDKTQRVLNAIRQVYLEYNQQQQAERLRKGLRVVQQQLRDTVEEVNRAEANLQRFRRNQNLIDPEAQAKSLEDNLNAILQDRRTTRAQYEEAKARYASLQQQLQSTPQNALVEARLSQSTRYQALLNEIQKTQLALAQERLRFTDQAPSVIKLVEQLQQQKELLQQEAGNTLGAQQANVNASGGNLLNQGQKSEIDLTLAGQLVETQTNLLALAARDQSLAQKEQQVRDELKGFPAKLAEYSRLQPQIQLGRERLQELLKAQQQLQQELDKGGFNWQVVEPPRKGIFMGPNLKQNLMLGAVVGLMLGGVAAFIRDASDDSVHTTAELERQTALPVLGTTPKLPPAKTRESVFKLPFGKPEVLAPWTIQVLQSPPRWESLDLIYKNIELLNSVSTFKSLMVTSALPDEGKSGLALGLAMSAARLHKRVLLIDANLRAPNLHKQLNLPNEQGLSTLLVSESTLPNQISIPSAGSSYIDILTAGPAPADPANLLSSPRMEELMAAFEENYDLVIVDAPPVLGLVDALLTASACRSVVMVASIGRVTRTQLAQATAMLSRLNLIGVVANGVSDSGSTYVPYAKQHSLALQRAIEE; the protein is encoded by the coding sequence GTGATTCAATCCAGTCTGAGTCCCCATGTAAATCCAGTTAATGAAACAGAACCGGGTTATGGGCAAATCTTTGCGGTACTCATCCGCAGACTTCCTTGGTTTTTAGTAGTATTTATCACTTGTATTGCTGGTGCGGCTTTGATCACCAAAAGAACACCACCAACATACAAAAGCTCAATGCAACTGTTGGTGAAACCTAACTATGAAGGTAATACACAAGGAACACCAACTACAGGAAGTTCTTTTACCGATTCTAACGTTGTAATTGATACTGCGACTCAGTTGAATATCATGCAAAGCTCGGTGCTTATTCAACAAGCAGTTGACAAACTCAAGCCAGAGTACCCAGATATAACAGTAGACGAGATTCAGAGCGCTTTGGTATTAAATCAATTAAGAACAAGAGAAGACAATCTTGCCACCAATATTTTTCAAGCGGAATATACCGATACAGATCCAGATAAAACACAAAGAGTTCTAAATGCAATTAGACAAGTATATTTGGAATACAACCAACAACAACAAGCTGAGCGTTTAAGAAAAGGTCTAAGAGTTGTCCAACAACAGTTAAGAGACACCGTAGAAGAAGTCAATAGAGCAGAAGCAAACTTACAGCGCTTTCGTAGAAATCAAAATTTAATTGACCCAGAAGCACAGGCAAAATCTCTAGAAGATAATTTAAACGCTATTCTTCAGGACCGACGCACAACTCGCGCTCAATATGAAGAGGCAAAAGCTCGTTATGCATCTTTGCAACAACAGTTGCAAAGTACTCCACAAAATGCCCTTGTAGAGGCTCGTTTAAGTCAGTCTACCCGCTATCAAGCATTACTCAACGAAATCCAAAAAACGCAATTAGCCTTAGCACAGGAACGCTTGCGCTTTACTGATCAAGCTCCCAGTGTGATCAAGCTAGTAGAACAACTGCAACAACAGAAAGAATTGTTGCAACAAGAAGCAGGAAATACTTTAGGAGCACAACAGGCTAATGTCAATGCCTCAGGAGGTAATCTGCTTAACCAAGGGCAGAAGAGCGAAATTGACCTGACTCTTGCTGGTCAGTTAGTAGAAACACAAACCAATTTACTCGCCTTGGCAGCTCGTGACCAAAGTTTAGCCCAAAAAGAACAACAGGTACGTGATGAACTCAAAGGTTTTCCAGCCAAATTAGCTGAGTACAGTCGCCTACAACCTCAAATTCAACTTGGTCGTGAAAGACTGCAAGAACTGTTAAAGGCACAACAACAGTTACAGCAGGAACTTGACAAAGGAGGATTTAACTGGCAAGTTGTAGAGCCACCCCGCAAGGGTATCTTTATGGGCCCCAACCTCAAGCAAAATTTGATGTTGGGTGCAGTTGTTGGGCTGATGTTAGGAGGTGTTGCTGCCTTTATTCGTGATGCATCTGATGATTCTGTTCATACTACTGCTGAATTAGAAAGGCAGACTGCTTTACCAGTATTGGGAACTACTCCCAAACTGCCACCTGCTAAAACTAGAGAATCAGTCTTCAAGTTACCCTTTGGTAAGCCAGAGGTACTTGCACCTTGGACAATTCAGGTTCTGCAATCCCCTCCACGTTGGGAATCACTGGATCTGATTTATAAGAATATTGAACTTTTAAATTCAGTTTCCACCTTCAAATCTTTGATGGTGACTTCGGCGTTACCTGATGAAGGTAAATCAGGTTTGGCTTTGGGTTTAGCAATGAGTGCTGCTCGTTTACACAAACGAGTATTACTCATTGATGCTAACCTACGCGCTCCCAACTTGCACAAACAACTCAATCTTCCTAACGAACAAGGACTTTCCACTTTACTGGTGAGTGAGTCTACTCTACCCAATCAAATTAGTATTCCTTCTGCTGGCTCATCCTACATAGATATTTTGACAGCTGGTCCCGCACCAGCCGACCCAGCTAATTTGTTGAGTTCCCCCCGCATGGAAGAATTGATGGCTGCCTTTGAAGAGAACTATGATTTGGTAATTGTAGATGCTCCTCCGGTTCTCGGTTTAGTAGATGCTCTACTCACAGCCTCAGCTTGTCGTAGTGTGGTCATGGTAGCCAGTATTGGTAGAGTCACAAGGACTCAACTAGCACAAGCTACAGCTATGCTTAGTAGATTAAATCTCATTGGTGTTGTAGCAAATGGAGTATCAGATTCTGGCAGCACCTATGTACCTTATGCAAAACAACACTCACTTGCATTGCAAAGAGCAATAGAAGAATAG
- the hepC gene encoding heterocyst development glycosyltransferase HepC, whose protein sequence is MTTSIISSLDTCYGETQTQRDDHHPYCTLVWRRDQLLVKPLGKLKQPYLPVLDNEQLLVECLKHSSVKLVRIDPKLGEAKLNLWANACEQASKPIYLRINSGKNYYISESPLLKALKRLGDRIVALLLLLVISLIALGLGLLMQLSSSEPILEREWHVGERGRLFRGFKFRTTPVSKKTGLHNLPLILNVLRGEMSLTGPRCWTLAEALELSVKEQQQLNQLPGVVGSWQVEEAESNQLILDSVNSFEL, encoded by the coding sequence ATGACTACTTCAATAATTTCATCTTTAGACACTTGCTACGGTGAAACTCAAACACAAAGAGATGATCACCACCCATACTGCACACTTGTATGGCGACGGGATCAGTTGTTAGTAAAGCCTTTAGGAAAATTAAAGCAACCATATCTGCCTGTATTAGATAATGAGCAATTACTAGTAGAATGCTTAAAACATTCTTCAGTTAAGTTAGTTCGTATAGATCCAAAACTAGGGGAAGCGAAGCTGAACCTTTGGGCTAATGCCTGTGAGCAAGCATCTAAGCCTATATACTTACGTATAAACTCTGGTAAAAATTACTATATATCAGAAAGTCCTCTATTGAAAGCCTTGAAGCGGCTAGGAGATAGGATTGTCGCCTTATTGTTGTTGCTAGTAATAAGTCTGATCGCATTAGGATTAGGATTATTAATGCAGCTGTCTTCCTCAGAACCGATTTTGGAGAGGGAGTGGCACGTTGGCGAACGGGGTAGGTTATTTCGGGGATTTAAGTTTCGCACCACACCAGTAAGTAAAAAAACAGGATTACACAATCTGCCATTGATATTAAATGTACTACGGGGTGAAATGAGTTTAACAGGACCCCGTTGCTGGACATTAGCAGAAGCGCTAGAGCTAAGTGTCAAAGAACAACAACAGCTAAATCAACTACCAGGAGTTGTGGGTTCATGGCAGGTAGAGGAAGCAGAGTCCAATCAGTTGATTTTGGATTCAGTAAATAGCTTTGAACTGTAA
- a CDS encoding NAD(P)H-dependent oxidoreductase: protein MIIVDRALAARAEAGNPVKVGMIGAGFMGRGIANQIANSVPGMELVAISNRNIDAAKRAYSEAGIENFQVANTVTELEDAIANGGYTVTEDAMLLCRAEGIDALIEVTGAVEFGAHVIMEAIAHRKHVIMMNAELDGTVGAILKVYADKAGVILTACDGDQPGVQMNLYRFVKSIGLTPLLCGNIKGLQDPYRNPTTQEAFAKRWGQKAHMVTSFADGTKISFEQAIVANGTGMKVAKRGMLGYSFDGHVDEMTKMYDVDQLKELGGIVDYVVGAKPGPGVFVFATHDDPKQRHYLNLYKLGEGPLYSFYTPYHLCHFEVPLSVARAVLFQDYVLSPLGAPIVDVVTNAKIDLKAGETLDGIGYYMTYGQCENSHVVQQQNLLPMGLAEGCRLKRDIPKDQVLTYDDVELPEGRLCDKLRTEQNAYFASSKTLTAVG from the coding sequence ATGATTATTGTTGATCGCGCTTTAGCTGCTCGTGCAGAAGCAGGTAACCCCGTAAAAGTAGGTATGATTGGTGCAGGTTTTATGGGTCGGGGAATTGCTAATCAAATTGCTAACTCTGTTCCTGGTATGGAGTTAGTAGCTATCTCCAACCGCAACATTGATGCAGCGAAGCGGGCTTATTCAGAAGCAGGTATTGAAAATTTTCAAGTCGCGAATACTGTGACGGAATTAGAAGATGCGATCGCGAATGGAGGCTATACAGTCACCGAAGATGCAATGTTACTTTGCCGCGCCGAAGGTATTGATGCCTTAATAGAAGTTACTGGCGCTGTGGAGTTTGGCGCTCATGTAATCATGGAAGCGATCGCCCATCGTAAACATGTGATTATGATGAATGCGGAACTTGATGGCACGGTGGGCGCAATTTTGAAAGTTTACGCTGACAAAGCTGGTGTGATTCTCACCGCCTGCGATGGCGACCAGCCAGGGGTACAAATGAACCTCTACCGCTTTGTGAAAAGTATTGGTCTGACTCCTCTGTTGTGTGGTAATATTAAGGGCTTACAAGATCCTTATCGTAACCCCACTACCCAAGAAGCATTTGCCAAGCGTTGGGGGCAAAAAGCCCACATGGTTACTAGCTTCGCCGACGGCACAAAAATTTCCTTTGAGCAGGCGATCGTTGCCAACGGTACAGGCATGAAGGTTGCTAAGCGGGGAATGCTGGGATACAGCTTTGATGGTCATGTCGATGAAATGACCAAAATGTATGACGTTGACCAACTTAAGGAACTTGGCGGTATCGTTGATTATGTAGTTGGTGCAAAGCCAGGTCCAGGAGTATTTGTATTTGCGACTCACGATGATCCCAAGCAACGTCATTACCTCAACTTGTACAAATTAGGTGAAGGGCCTCTATATAGCTTCTATACTCCTTACCACCTCTGTCACTTTGAGGTGCCGTTGTCCGTGGCTCGGGCTGTTCTGTTCCAAGATTATGTCTTAAGTCCCTTAGGCGCTCCCATTGTTGATGTTGTCACCAATGCCAAAATAGACCTAAAAGCAGGTGAAACCTTGGATGGCATTGGTTATTACATGACCTATGGACAGTGTGAAAACTCTCATGTAGTTCAACAGCAAAATCTCTTACCAATGGGTTTAGCTGAAGGATGCCGTCTCAAACGAGATATTCCTAAAGATCAAGTCCTGACTTACGATGATGTGGAGTTGCCAGAAGGTAGACTTTGTGACAAACTTAGAACTGAGCAAAATGCTTATTTCGCTTCGTCTAAAACCTTGACAGCTGTTGGGTAA
- the rfbC gene encoding dTDP-4-dehydrorhamnose 3,5-epimerase yields the protein MIFTKTELKDAYIIDLEEKHDHRGFFARTFCAKEFEAHGLKPVVAQCNLSFNHKKGTLRGMHYQVPPAAETKLIRCTKGAIYDVIIDMRPESPTFLQHFGVELTAENHCALYVPEMFAHGYQALTDGAEVTYQVGEFYTPGYERGLRYDDPFFNIQWPLEVTEISKKDLNWPLMSMMSVGGSK from the coding sequence ATGATTTTCACCAAAACTGAACTCAAAGACGCATACATTATTGATTTAGAAGAAAAACACGATCACCGTGGTTTTTTTGCCCGTACTTTCTGTGCTAAAGAATTTGAGGCACATGGTTTAAAGCCAGTTGTGGCTCAATGCAATCTTTCTTTTAACCACAAAAAAGGAACTTTGCGGGGAATGCATTATCAAGTTCCCCCAGCAGCAGAAACAAAGTTGATTCGTTGCACTAAAGGCGCTATCTATGACGTAATTATTGATATGCGTCCGGAATCTCCTACCTTTTTACAACATTTTGGTGTAGAACTAACCGCAGAAAATCATTGTGCTTTATATGTACCAGAGATGTTTGCTCACGGCTATCAAGCACTTACCGATGGAGCAGAAGTCACATATCAAGTTGGTGAGTTCTATACTCCAGGATATGAAAGAGGTTTGCGCTATGACGATCCTTTCTTTAACATTCAATGGCCTTTAGAAGTGACAGAAATTTCCAAAAAAGATTTGAATTGGCCTTTAATGTCAATGATGAGCGTTGGTGGTTCTAAATAA
- the hepA gene encoding heterocyst formation ABC transporter subunit HepA — protein sequence MPRQISLLTRRLVQATSFWKNNRFILREFKHFRRLVIAALVFSFLAATFEGFGLGFLLAFLQSLTSPNAEPVKTGIQWFDVSILGVNASATERLYRISALIIFTTFIRISLSYTAQICNQFCEVHLADNLCKRIFEQLQAQSLVYFAKKRSGELIDILTTEILRVRQIFGGLAFLTTRALTLLIYSISLFVLSWQLTVVSFLLFSLIGVGVSTLNKRIREISFGISIANGKFTATSLEFLNGIRTVQASSTQDFERKRYYQASENVVKAWKKNFLISNIPKPVAEASSTMIMVSMIIFVVTSGFMQIGELLTFFFVLFRIIPIIQDLNGTTAFISSQGGAIDNIQNLLKPDDKVYFQNGKIEFRELQRAIDVVSVDFGYDRENLVLHNITLSIEKGKMTALVGSTGAGKSTLADLIPRFHDPTEGKVLVDGVDVREFEIDSWRRKMAVVSQDTFIFNTSIRNNIAYGTPGATEAEIREAARLANALDFIEEMPEGFDTVLGDRGVRLSGGQRQRIAIARALLRNPQILILDEATSALDSVTERLIQESLEKLSAGRTVIAIAHRLSTIAKADKVVVLEQGRIVEQGKYQDLLEQRGKLWKYHQAQYESNQGSSTT from the coding sequence ATGCCCCGACAAATATCTCTGTTAACCCGTAGGTTAGTGCAAGCTACTAGTTTTTGGAAAAATAACCGCTTCATTTTACGAGAGTTTAAGCATTTCCGACGACTTGTAATTGCTGCTTTGGTTTTCTCGTTTTTGGCAGCAACTTTTGAAGGCTTCGGTTTGGGTTTTTTACTTGCTTTTCTACAAAGTTTAACAAGCCCAAATGCCGAACCTGTAAAAACAGGTATTCAATGGTTTGATGTCTCTATTTTAGGAGTAAATGCTTCTGCTACAGAACGACTATATAGAATATCAGCATTAATCATCTTTACTACTTTTATACGTATTTCCTTAAGCTATACTGCCCAGATTTGCAACCAGTTTTGTGAAGTTCATTTGGCAGATAACTTATGTAAACGTATTTTTGAACAGTTACAAGCTCAAAGCTTAGTCTACTTTGCCAAAAAGCGATCTGGTGAATTAATCGATATTCTGACTACTGAAATTTTAAGAGTGAGACAAATTTTTGGAGGTCTAGCTTTTCTGACCACCAGGGCTTTAACTCTACTGATTTATTCTATATCGCTGTTTGTCTTATCATGGCAATTAACAGTTGTTTCATTTCTATTATTTAGTTTGATAGGAGTTGGTGTTTCCACACTGAACAAACGAATTAGAGAAATTAGTTTTGGTATTTCTATTGCTAACGGCAAATTTACTGCAACTTCTTTAGAATTTCTCAACGGTATTCGTACAGTTCAGGCATCTTCGACTCAAGACTTTGAGCGCAAGAGATATTATCAAGCTAGTGAAAACGTCGTCAAAGCGTGGAAAAAAAACTTTTTAATTTCTAATATTCCTAAACCAGTAGCAGAAGCTTCATCGACAATGATCATGGTTAGCATGATTATTTTTGTCGTGACCAGTGGCTTCATGCAAATTGGCGAATTATTAACTTTCTTTTTTGTGCTATTTCGGATCATCCCGATTATTCAAGACTTGAATGGAACGACAGCTTTTATCAGTAGCCAAGGAGGAGCAATAGATAATATTCAAAATTTGCTTAAACCTGATGATAAAGTTTATTTTCAAAATGGCAAAATTGAGTTTCGGGAGTTGCAAAGAGCAATTGATGTAGTTTCTGTAGATTTTGGTTATGATCGCGAGAATTTAGTCTTGCATAACATCACACTTTCCATCGAAAAAGGCAAAATGACAGCACTGGTTGGATCTACTGGTGCAGGAAAATCAACCCTAGCTGATTTAATCCCTCGCTTCCACGATCCCACAGAAGGAAAGGTTTTGGTCGACGGAGTTGATGTACGAGAATTTGAAATTGATTCTTGGCGACGCAAAATGGCCGTAGTCAGTCAAGATACATTTATTTTTAATACCTCTATCCGCAACAATATTGCCTACGGTACACCAGGGGCAACCGAAGCAGAAATTCGAGAAGCCGCACGCTTAGCAAATGCACTTGATTTTATCGAAGAAATGCCCGAAGGTTTTGATACAGTGTTAGGCGATCGCGGTGTGCGGTTATCCGGAGGACAAAGGCAACGAATAGCCATTGCTAGAGCTTTATTACGCAATCCCCAAATTCTCATTTTAGATGAAGCCACAAGTGCTTTAGATTCAGTCACAGAGAGGTTAATTCAAGAATCTCTGGAAAAACTTTCTGCTGGTCGAACAGTGATTGCGATTGCTCACCGCCTTTCTACAATTGCCAAAGCAGATAAAGTAGTTGTGCTAGAACAGGGTCGAATTGTAGAACAAGGCAAGTATCAAGATTTACTCGAGCAACGTGGTAAACTCTGGAAATATCACCAGGCTCAGTACGAGTCTAATCAGGGTAGCTCTACAACTTAG
- a CDS encoding glycosyltransferase, which produces MKVALVHDYLTQRGGAERVFELLCKRYPQADIYTSLYDPQQTIDLGERIVNTTFLQNIPGAAKYFRLMAPFYFPAFRALDLQEYDLIISSSTSFAKAVRKSPSAKHICFCHNITRFLWDTETYLREYGDYRYFAPLIEQVFQVMRKVDLAYAQEPDLYIANSSVVARRIQTTYGKKAIVINYPIDTSKFVFTKSKEDYYLASARMISYKRLDIIVEAFNWLGWRLLISGDGPERERLQSKALSNVEFLGHVPDAQRTQLFAKASSIIVAALEDYGLVPVEANASGTPVIAYGAGGVLDTQIPGKTGVFFKRQTPESIQAALLEAREIDWDYEDIRNHAVANFSEEAFFSKVDQVVDQACNLNISLV; this is translated from the coding sequence ATGAAAGTAGCTTTAGTCCATGATTACTTAACCCAGCGAGGGGGCGCAGAAAGAGTCTTTGAATTACTTTGTAAACGCTACCCCCAAGCAGACATCTACACGTCTTTGTATGACCCCCAACAAACAATCGATTTGGGTGAACGGATTGTCAATACAACTTTTTTGCAAAATATTCCTGGCGCTGCTAAATATTTTCGCCTCATGGCTCCTTTTTATTTTCCAGCCTTTCGTGCTTTAGACTTACAGGAATATGATTTGATAATTAGTAGTAGCACTAGTTTCGCTAAAGCAGTGCGAAAAAGCCCTTCAGCAAAGCATATTTGCTTTTGTCATAACATCACTCGTTTTTTATGGGATACAGAAACATATTTACGGGAGTACGGAGATTATAGATACTTTGCTCCTTTAATCGAACAAGTTTTTCAAGTGATGAGAAAGGTGGATCTTGCATATGCACAAGAACCAGACCTTTACATAGCAAATTCCAGCGTTGTAGCCCGTCGTATTCAAACTACTTACGGCAAAAAAGCTATTGTTATTAATTATCCTATTGATACTAGTAAATTTGTTTTTACAAAGTCCAAAGAAGATTACTATCTAGCCTCAGCTCGGATGATCAGCTACAAACGTCTTGATATAATAGTCGAAGCTTTTAATTGGCTGGGATGGCGATTATTAATATCAGGAGATGGTCCAGAGCGAGAACGCTTACAATCGAAAGCTCTTAGTAATGTAGAGTTTTTAGGACACGTCCCAGATGCCCAACGTACACAATTGTTCGCTAAAGCTAGCTCCATTATAGTAGCAGCTCTAGAAGATTATGGATTAGTTCCAGTAGAGGCAAATGCTAGTGGCACACCGGTAATTGCCTATGGAGCAGGTGGAGTATTGGATACTCAAATACCTGGTAAAACTGGTGTATTTTTTAAGAGGCAAACACCTGAATCCATTCAAGCAGCTCTACTAGAAGCCAGGGAAATTGATTGGGATTACGAAGACATTCGTAATCATGCAGTGGCAAACTTTTCAGAGGAAGCTTTCTTTAGTAAAGTTGACCAAGTTGTTGATCAAGCTTGTAATTTAAACATTTCACTAGTTTGA
- a CDS encoding class I SAM-dependent methyltransferase, whose translation MEQLSTTQTSQVENSDYQTQTLLQTSIAAGHLGANAIEYSKEMSDEEEHQQFQWASQKISLLIETLKQIPNRKRVADIGCRTGGQAAYYKAQVGEITEMHGFDISEAPLEVAKRAGILTHVWVSGESACPVEDNFFDVIIAGDIIEHLMDTDVFLQELRRVLRPGGYLLITTPNIAWWWNRIRLLFGKVPANIASVSFRASLDPAVDCKHLRVSVNSEWLHLFALHDYECVSITGYNYPKLLRWPFNFFDHLLQRDPSLAHSNLFVLRKPLSQSC comes from the coding sequence ATGGAGCAACTATCTACAACTCAAACTTCTCAAGTAGAAAATTCTGACTATCAAACACAAACTCTCCTGCAAACCAGCATCGCTGCTGGGCATTTGGGAGCAAATGCGATCGAATACAGCAAGGAGATGTCTGATGAGGAAGAACACCAGCAATTTCAATGGGCTAGTCAAAAAATTTCCTTGCTGATTGAAACACTCAAGCAAATACCCAACCGCAAACGGGTAGCAGATATTGGGTGTCGTACTGGTGGACAAGCAGCCTACTACAAAGCCCAAGTCGGTGAGATTACCGAAATGCATGGCTTTGACATTTCCGAAGCGCCCTTAGAGGTAGCTAAAAGAGCTGGTATCCTTACGCATGTTTGGGTAAGTGGAGAATCTGCTTGTCCTGTAGAAGATAACTTCTTTGATGTGATCATTGCTGGTGACATTATTGAACACTTAATGGACACCGACGTATTTTTACAAGAATTGCGGCGTGTACTTCGTCCAGGTGGATATTTGCTGATCACTACTCCCAACATCGCTTGGTGGTGGAATCGTATCCGTCTGTTATTTGGTAAAGTTCCTGCTAATATTGCTTCAGTTTCTTTTCGGGCTTCTCTTGATCCAGCTGTAGACTGCAAGCATCTACGCGTCAGTGTTAATAGCGAATGGTTGCACCTATTTGCACTACATGATTATGAGTGTGTATCAATTACTGGGTACAACTATCCTAAATTATTGCGCTGGCCTTTCAACTTTTTTGATCATCTGCTTCAGCGCGATCCCTCGCTGGCACACAGCAATCTGTTTGTGTTGAGAAAACCGCTTTCCCAAAGCTGCTAA
- a CDS encoding SDR family oxidoreductase — protein MKILVTGTEGYLGSLLPPLLIQKGHEVIGVDTGFYKVGWLYNGTELTAKTLNKDIRHITLEDLQGVEAVVHMAELSNDPTGQLAPNITYDINHKGSVRLANLAKKAGVRRFVYMSSCSVYGVATEGDVTEESPVNPQTAYAECKTLVERDIKPLADDDFSPTFMRNATAFGASPRMRFDIVLNNLAGLAWTTKEIKMTSDGTPWRPLVHALDICKAIVCTLEAPRDIVHNQIFNVGDTANNYRVKEIAEIIADTFPGCKLSFGEQGADNRSYRVSFEKINSILPGFKCDWNAQLGAKQLFDLFSKIDMTEEVFLSRGFTRLKQLEYLIRTQQIDQDFFWTKY, from the coding sequence ATGAAGATTCTTGTCACAGGAACAGAAGGTTATCTCGGTTCATTATTACCTCCTTTGTTAATTCAAAAAGGGCATGAAGTTATCGGTGTAGATACTGGTTTTTATAAAGTAGGTTGGTTATATAACGGAACTGAACTAACAGCTAAAACCCTTAACAAAGATATTCGTCACATCACCTTAGAAGACTTGCAAGGTGTCGAAGCAGTAGTTCACATGGCGGAACTCTCTAATGATCCAACTGGACAGCTAGCACCGAATATTACGTATGATATTAATCACAAAGGCTCAGTTCGTCTTGCTAACCTAGCAAAAAAAGCAGGTGTACGTCGGTTTGTTTACATGTCTTCCTGTAGTGTTTATGGCGTAGCAACCGAAGGAGACGTCACTGAAGAATCTCCTGTGAATCCTCAAACAGCCTACGCAGAATGTAAAACCCTAGTAGAACGAGATATCAAACCACTTGCTGATGATGACTTCTCTCCTACCTTTATGCGAAATGCTACCGCCTTTGGTGCTTCCCCCAGAATGCGCTTTGATATTGTTTTAAATAACTTAGCAGGTCTAGCGTGGACTACTAAAGAAATCAAAATGACTAGCGATGGTACACCTTGGCGTCCGCTAGTTCATGCCTTAGATATTTGTAAGGCTATTGTTTGTACTCTGGAAGCTCCTCGCGATATTGTACACAACCAAATTTTTAACGTCGGTGATACTGCTAACAATTATCGAGTTAAAGAAATTGCGGAAATTATTGCCGATACCTTTCCTGGATGTAAATTAAGTTTTGGTGAACAAGGAGCCGACAACCGCAGTTATCGAGTTTCTTTTGAGAAAATCAATAGCATCTTACCTGGCTTTAAGTGTGATTGGAATGCTCAACTAGGCGCTAAACAATTATTCGATTTGTTTAGCAAAATTGACATGACTGAGGAAGTTTTCTTATCTAGAGGCTTTACTCGGTTGAAGCAACTAGAGTATCTGATTCGTACACAACAAATTGACCAAGATTTCTTCTGGACTAAATATTAA